In Gammaproteobacteria bacterium, a single genomic region encodes these proteins:
- the folP gene encoding dihydropteroate synthase — MGILNVTPDSFSDGGKFVTLDHAIQQALQMQENGAAIIDIGGESTRPGAESVTEDQELQRVIPIIEKLTAEIDAVISIDTSKAVVMYEAVQAGASMINDVYALRQPEALTKVAKLDVPVCLMHMQGQPRSMQKNIHYTNVVSDVCEFLLTRAGECEQAGVKPEQIILDPGFGFGKTLEHNYQLLNALHKIIELG, encoded by the coding sequence ATGGGAATCTTGAATGTCACCCCTGATTCATTTTCTGATGGTGGAAAATTTGTCACACTTGATCATGCCATTCAGCAAGCATTGCAGATGCAAGAAAATGGAGCCGCAATAATTGACATCGGCGGGGAGTCGACTCGCCCGGGAGCGGAATCTGTTACGGAAGACCAGGAATTGCAACGCGTTATTCCGATAATTGAAAAACTTACTGCTGAAATCGATGCAGTTATTTCTATTGATACCAGTAAAGCGGTGGTCATGTATGAGGCTGTACAAGCCGGTGCAAGCATGATCAATGACGTTTATGCTTTACGTCAGCCTGAGGCATTAACAAAAGTGGCAAAACTGGATGTGCCAGTATGTCTCATGCATATGCAGGGTCAGCCACGTAGCATGCAAAAAAATATTCATTACACCAATGTGGTCAGTGATGTTTGTGAGTTTTTACTCACCAGAGCCGGGGAGTGCGAGCAGGCTGGAGTCAAACCCGAACAAATTATCCTGGACCCGGGTTTCGGTTTTGGAAAAACTCTGGAGCACAATTATCAATTGTTGAATGCCTTGCACAAGATTATTGAACTGGG